Within Roseibium sp. HPY-6, the genomic segment ATACATTGGGTCTGCGCCAGTTCTTTGACCGTATCGAACCCCTTTTTGAAAAAGGCGGAAAATACGAAAAGCTGTTCCCCATTTACGAAATGGTGGAGTCCTTTGTCTACACGCCGAAAACCGTAACGAAAAACGCGCCTCACGTGCGCAGTTACGTCGATATGAAGAGGATCATGACGTATGTGGTCATATCCACGATCCCCTGCATATTGTTCGCGTTCTACAACACCGGATGGCAGGCCAACTCCGCGCTCGCCTCACTCGGGCCGGAGGCCCAGACCGGGTGGCGCATCTGGATCCTGCAGGCATTCGGCATCGGCCTTGATCCGACAAACGTCTTTGCCTGCCTCGCGCACGGCGCGCTCTATTTTTTCCCCATCTATATTACGACGCTGGTCGCCGGCGGTATCTGCGAGGTCGTCTTCGCGACCATCAGGGGCCATGAGGTCAACGAGGGTTTCCTGGTTACCTCGATGCTCTACACGTTGATCCTTCCAGCCTCGACGCCGCTTTGGCAGGTTGCTCTTGGCATCGCCTTTGGCGTGGTGATCGGCAAGGAAGTCTTCGGGGGGACGGGCAAGAACTTTCTCAATCCCGCACTCACGGGTCGGGCCTTCCTCTACTTCGCCTATCCCGCACAGATGTCCGGTGACACCGTCTGGGTGCCTGTCGACGGCTTTTCCGGCGCGACCGCGCTGTCCGTCAGCGCGTCGGAAGGCTTCCAGCAACTTGCGGCGTCCGGCATGACCTGGTGGGATTCCTTCATCGGTTTCGTCCCGGGAAGCCTGGGAGAGACCTCGACACTGGCGTGCCTGATCGGCCTAGCGTTCCTGCTGATAACAAAAATTGCCAACTGGCGCCTGATTGTGGGCTGTATGGCGGGCATGATCGGATTATCTCTCCTTTTGAACCTGATCGGATCCAGTACGAACCCGATGTTCGCAATGCCCTGGTATTGGCATCTCGTTCTGGGCGGCTACGCCTTCGGTCTGGCTTTCATGGTCACTGAACCGGTTTCGGCATCTCATACGAACATGGGCCGGTATTTCTACGGCGCACTCGTCGGCGTTATGGTAGTCCTGATCCGCGTTATCAACCCGGCGTTCCCGGAAGGCATGATGCTCGCCATCCTGTTTGCCAACGTTTTCGCACCGCTGATCGACTATTTCGTCGTTCAGGCGAATATCAAACGGAGACTGCGCCGCTATGGCTGACAACACTCCCGACAACAACAGCGGCAAGGGCCCGCTCAGGCGGTTTTTGGACCTGCCGACGGATTCGATTCCGAAAACGCTTTTCGTCGCCATCACGCTTTGCCTGTTCGCCTCGATGGTCGTATCCGTTGCAGCCGTGTCGCTGCGACCGATCCAGGAAGAGAACAAACTGCGCGACAAACGCATCAACATCCTTCAGGTAGCTGGGGTCTACACTCCGGGAGAAAATGTCAGGGAAGCATTCGAAGCATTCGAGCCCCATGTGCTCGACCTCACGACAGGCAAATTCACAGATGAATTCGATGTCGCGACCTTCGATGAGCAGGCTGCCGCCGCCGATCCTGATCTGAGCCGTGCGCTCGCCAACGATCCGGCCGGCATCGGCCGTCAGTCGAATTTCAAGACGATCTACCTCCTGCGCAAGGAGGACGGGTCGATCGACAAGGTTATTCTGCCTGTCCACGGCTACGGTCTCTGGTCGACGCTTTATGGGTTCATCGCGCTGGAAGACAATGGCAACGACATCTTCGGGCTCCAATTCTATCAGCACGCCGAGACACCGGGCCTTGGCGGGGAAGTCGACAACCCGCGCTGGAAGGCGCTGTGGGCCGGTAAAAAACTGAGGGACGACAGCGGCAACCTGCAGATCACGGTCGACAAGACAGCACCGCCCGCAGGCAATGACTTTCATATCGACGCACTGGCCGGGGCGACACTGACATCGCGCGGCATCGACAATCTCGTTAAATTCTGGATGGGTGAAGAAGGTTACGCGACCTTCTTGAACAACCTGCAGGCAGGAGAGATCTCATGACACAGAAACGCAGGGAACTGCTTGTCGACCCGCTTGTCGACAACAACCCGATCACGCTGCAGGTTCTCGGGATCTGTTCAGCGCTGGCCGTGACATCTTCCTTGCAGGTGTCCTTCGTGATGGCGCTTGCGGTGATTGCCGTAACCGGCTTCTCCTCCATGTTCATTTCCATGCTGCGCAACCACATTCCTGGCTCGATCCGGATCATTGTGCAGATGGTGATCATCGCGTCGCTGGTGATCCTGGTCGACCAGATCCTCAAGGCCTTTGCCTACGAGATCTCCAAAACACTTTCTGTTTTCGTCGGCCTCATCATCACCAACTGCATCGTGATGGGGCGTGCGGAGGCGTTCGCCATGAAGAACCCGCCAGTCGCATCGTTTCTCGACGGCGTCGGCAACGGGCTCGGCTATGGCCTGATCCTGATGCTGGTCGGCTTCATTCGCGAACTCTTCGGCGCAGGCTCACTGTTTGGCATCACCATTCTGGAAACCGTCAACAATGGCGGCTGGTACGTGCCGAACGGCATGCTGCTGCTGCCCCCATCGGCGTTCTTCATCATCGGTCTTCTGATCTGGGCCTTCCGCACCTGGAAGCCGAAACAGGTCGAGGAACGCGAATTCAAGATCCAGACCGTTGAGGCCCATTGATGGAAGGTTTGATCTCACTCGCCGTCAAAGCGATTTTCGTTGAGAACCTCGCGCTGTCCTTCTTTCTCGGAATGTGCACCTTCATTGCCGTTTCGAAGAAAATCTCAACGGCAATCGGTCTCGGCATTTCGGTCATGGTCGTACAGACGATCACCGTACCGACAAACAATCTGTTGCTGACCTATCTTCTGAAACCCGGCGCGCTCGCCTGGGCCGGGTTTTCCGATGTCGATCTGACATTCCTTGGCCTGATCACCTATATCGGTGTCATCGCGGCGATGGTACAGATCCTGGAAATGATTCTCGATAAGTTCTTCCCGCCGCTTTACAACGCACTCGGCATCTTTCTGCCTCTGATTACCGTGAACTGCGCCATCCTCGGCGGATCCCTGTTCATGGTCGAGCGTGACTACGACTTTGCACAGGCAACAACCTACGGCCTGTCTTCCGGCTTTGGCTGGGCGCTCGCGATCACCGCTATGGCCGGCGTCCGCGAGAAGCTTAAATATTCGGATGTTCCGGACGGCCTTCAGGGTCTCGGCATCACATTCATCACCGCGGGTCTGATGGCCATGGCCTTCATGTCCTTCAGCGGCGTCAAACTCTAAGGGAGACGATCGGAATGGAAACATTCAGCCTCGGCGTCGTCCTGTTCACGTTGATCGTGCTCGCACTGGTAACCATCATCATGGTCGCCCGCAGCCAGCTCGTATCGACCGGGAACGTCAACATCACCATCAACGGCGAAAAGACGATTTCGGTTCCTGCCGGCGGCAAGCTGCTGCAGACACTCGCCGAAGAGAAGCTTTTTGTGCCGTCCGCCTGCGGCGGCGGTGGCACCTGCGCGCAATGCAGGGTGAAAATCCACTCCGGCGGCGGCTCAATCCTGCCGACCGAAGAGAGCCACATCACCAAGCGTGAGGCGTCCTGCGGCGACCGTCTCTCCTGTCAGGTTGCCGTCAAGCAGGATATGGACATCGAGGTGCCCGAAGAGGTCTTCGGCGTCAAGAAATGGGAATGCACGGTCCGCTCCAACGAGAACGTGGCGACCTTCATCAAGGCGCTTGTTCTCGAGTTGCCCGAAGGCGAAGACGTCAACTTCAGGGCCGGCGGTTACATCCAGATCGAAGCACCGGCGCACGCCCTCTCCTACACCGATTTCGACGTTGAGGAGGAATACCGCGAGGACTGGGACAAGTTTAACCTATGGCAGTACAAGTCCACGGTCGACGTTCCGATCGAGCGCGCCTATTCCATGGCGAACTATCCGGAAGAAAAGGGCA encodes:
- the nqrF gene encoding NADH:ubiquinone reductase (Na(+)-transporting) subunit F, which produces METFSLGVVLFTLIVLALVTIIMVARSQLVSTGNVNITINGEKTISVPAGGKLLQTLAEEKLFVPSACGGGGTCAQCRVKIHSGGGSILPTEESHITKREASCGDRLSCQVAVKQDMDIEVPEEVFGVKKWECTVRSNENVATFIKALVLELPEGEDVNFRAGGYIQIEAPAHALSYTDFDVEEEYREDWDKFNLWQYKSTVDVPIERAYSMANYPEEKGMIMLNVRVASPPPGSEGIPPGQMSSYIFNLKPGDKVTISGPFGEFFARDTEKEMVFIGGGAGMAPMRSHIFDQLKRLSSKRKITFWYGARSKREMFFVEDFDQLAAENPNFEWHVALSDPQPGDDWDGYTGFIHNVLFEEYLKEHPAPEDCEFYMCGPPIMNSSVINMLLELGVDREDIMLDDFGG
- the nqrE gene encoding NADH:ubiquinone reductase (Na(+)-transporting) subunit E, with protein sequence MEGLISLAVKAIFVENLALSFFLGMCTFIAVSKKISTAIGLGISVMVVQTITVPTNNLLLTYLLKPGALAWAGFSDVDLTFLGLITYIGVIAAMVQILEMILDKFFPPLYNALGIFLPLITVNCAILGGSLFMVERDYDFAQATTYGLSSGFGWALAITAMAGVREKLKYSDVPDGLQGLGITFITAGLMAMAFMSFSGVKL
- a CDS encoding NADH:ubiquinone reductase (Na(+)-transporting) subunit D, which translates into the protein MTQKRRELLVDPLVDNNPITLQVLGICSALAVTSSLQVSFVMALAVIAVTGFSSMFISMLRNHIPGSIRIIVQMVIIASLVILVDQILKAFAYEISKTLSVFVGLIITNCIVMGRAEAFAMKNPPVASFLDGVGNGLGYGLILMLVGFIRELFGAGSLFGITILETVNNGGWYVPNGMLLLPPSAFFIIGLLIWAFRTWKPKQVEEREFKIQTVEAH
- a CDS encoding NADH:ubiquinone reductase (Na(+)-transporting) subunit B is translated as MGLRQFFDRIEPLFEKGGKYEKLFPIYEMVESFVYTPKTVTKNAPHVRSYVDMKRIMTYVVISTIPCILFAFYNTGWQANSALASLGPEAQTGWRIWILQAFGIGLDPTNVFACLAHGALYFFPIYITTLVAGGICEVVFATIRGHEVNEGFLVTSMLYTLILPASTPLWQVALGIAFGVVIGKEVFGGTGKNFLNPALTGRAFLYFAYPAQMSGDTVWVPVDGFSGATALSVSASEGFQQLAASGMTWWDSFIGFVPGSLGETSTLACLIGLAFLLITKIANWRLIVGCMAGMIGLSLLLNLIGSSTNPMFAMPWYWHLVLGGYAFGLAFMVTEPVSASHTNMGRYFYGALVGVMVVLIRVINPAFPEGMMLAILFANVFAPLIDYFVVQANIKRRLRRYG
- a CDS encoding Na(+)-translocating NADH-quinone reductase subunit C encodes the protein MADNTPDNNSGKGPLRRFLDLPTDSIPKTLFVAITLCLFASMVVSVAAVSLRPIQEENKLRDKRINILQVAGVYTPGENVREAFEAFEPHVLDLTTGKFTDEFDVATFDEQAAAADPDLSRALANDPAGIGRQSNFKTIYLLRKEDGSIDKVILPVHGYGLWSTLYGFIALEDNGNDIFGLQFYQHAETPGLGGEVDNPRWKALWAGKKLRDDSGNLQITVDKTAPPAGNDFHIDALAGATLTSRGIDNLVKFWMGEEGYATFLNNLQAGEIS